A single Curtobacterium sp. MCSS17_015 DNA region contains:
- a CDS encoding TOBE domain-containing protein — translation MTQLRIRDAATYLGVSDDTVRRLVEGGTFSRGTDPTGRAVVDGRELAEYASSRGDQLADPSGVRSSARNRFVGIVTDLVVDTVMAQVELQCGPHRVVSLMSAEAVRELGLEVGSVAVASVKATMVTVETPGAETDA, via the coding sequence ATGACGCAGCTCCGCATCCGTGACGCCGCGACCTACCTGGGCGTCAGCGACGACACCGTGCGCCGGCTCGTCGAGGGTGGCACCTTCAGCCGCGGGACGGACCCGACCGGCCGGGCGGTGGTCGACGGGCGGGAACTCGCCGAGTACGCCTCGTCGCGTGGCGACCAGCTCGCCGACCCGTCCGGGGTCCGGAGCTCGGCCCGCAACCGGTTCGTCGGCATCGTCACGGACCTCGTCGTCGACACCGTGATGGCCCAGGTCGAGCTGCAGTGCGGGCCGCACCGGGTCGTGTCGCTGATGAGCGCCGAAGCGGTCCGCGAGCTGGGTCTCGAGGTCGGGTCCGTCGCGGTCGCGTCGGTCAAGGCCACGATGGTGACGGTCGAGACGCCGGGAGCGGAGACCGACGCATGA
- a CDS encoding helix-turn-helix transcriptional regulator produces MDRAALADFLRRRRELLRPEDVGIGAGARRRTPGLRREEVAALVGMSVDYYTRLEQQRGPQPSEQMVAAIARALRCSLDERDHLFHLAGQNAPVRMHRADHVDPAILRVLDRLTDTPAIVVNHLGETLVENALAAALLGTSVGLAGNERYQAWRWFVTGTELAKYAPEQHERLARVVVASLRAAVGLAGPGDRRATELIAELEQRSPDFSRLWALHEVAVRWSDNKTIMQAELGRITVDCQVLHTDDQAQALLLFTAPPGSEDAQKLELLGVLGQQTFGALTES; encoded by the coding sequence ATGGACCGTGCCGCCCTCGCCGACTTCCTCCGCCGTCGACGGGAGCTCCTGCGCCCGGAGGACGTCGGGATCGGGGCCGGCGCTCGCCGTCGCACCCCGGGCCTCCGTCGGGAGGAGGTCGCGGCCCTGGTCGGCATGTCGGTCGACTACTACACGCGCCTCGAACAGCAGCGCGGCCCGCAGCCCTCGGAGCAGATGGTAGCGGCGATCGCCCGTGCGCTCCGGTGCTCGCTCGACGAACGGGACCACCTCTTCCACCTCGCGGGACAGAACGCGCCGGTCCGGATGCACCGCGCGGACCACGTCGACCCGGCGATCCTGCGCGTCCTCGACCGGTTGACGGACACCCCGGCGATCGTCGTGAACCACCTCGGCGAGACGCTCGTCGAGAACGCGCTCGCGGCGGCCCTCCTCGGCACCTCGGTCGGGCTCGCCGGCAACGAGCGCTACCAGGCGTGGCGGTGGTTCGTCACGGGGACCGAACTCGCCAAGTACGCGCCGGAGCAGCACGAACGCCTGGCCCGGGTCGTGGTGGCGTCGCTCCGGGCGGCGGTCGGCCTCGCGGGGCCGGGCGACCGTCGGGCCACCGAGCTGATCGCGGAGCTGGAGCAGCGCAGCCCCGACTTCTCCCGGCTCTGGGCCCTGCACGAGGTGGCGGTCCGCTGGTCGGACAACAAGACGATCATGCAGGCCGAACTCGGGCGGATCACCGTGGACTGCCAGGTGCTGCACACGGACGACCAGGCGCAGGCGCTCCTGCTCTTCACCGCGCCACCGGGCAGCGAGGACGCGCAGAAGCTCGAGCTCCTCGGCGTCCTCGGTCAGCAGACCTTCGGGGCGCTCACCGAGTCCTGA
- a CDS encoding ThiF family adenylyltransferase, with the protein MSTTPDTSSSVSTARRRLGSRTAALAGAGPDVLGRLGRARVLVVGAGGLGAPVIAYLAGSGLGRLTIVDDDVVDGSNLARQTLFTGDDVGTAKAEVAAVRARAVDPELEVVALVERFRPEHVAGHDVVVDAADAVDVTRAVSDACAPLGIPFVWGTVLSYDGQVSVFRDAGADGVDFHDLHPEVLPDEGSCAVDGVLPALCGAVGSVMAAQVTALVAGLGEPLLGRLLTVDARRWRWTESPIRRGPASRRPTGLAVAGADATAPRAPRIAPAALAARLADPGDPVTVVDVRSPAEWATGVIAGSVHPDAVPADAEVVVTCARGPRADAWARTAGRPVTVLDGGVDAWRREGLPLTLE; encoded by the coding sequence ATGAGCACGACACCGGACACGAGCAGTTCCGTCAGCACCGCACGGCGTCGCCTCGGATCCCGGACGGCGGCGCTCGCCGGAGCCGGGCCGGACGTCCTGGGGCGACTCGGCCGGGCCCGGGTGCTCGTCGTGGGAGCCGGCGGGCTCGGTGCGCCCGTCATCGCCTACCTGGCCGGCAGTGGGCTCGGCCGCCTGACGATCGTGGACGACGACGTCGTGGACGGCTCGAACCTGGCCCGGCAGACCCTCTTCACCGGCGACGACGTCGGCACCGCGAAGGCCGAGGTCGCCGCTGTCCGTGCCCGCGCCGTCGACCCCGAGCTCGAGGTCGTCGCGCTCGTCGAGCGCTTCCGTCCCGAGCACGTCGCCGGCCACGACGTCGTGGTGGACGCCGCGGACGCCGTCGACGTCACCCGCGCGGTCTCCGACGCCTGTGCCCCGCTCGGCATCCCGTTCGTCTGGGGCACCGTGCTGTCCTACGACGGACAGGTGTCGGTGTTCCGGGACGCCGGCGCGGACGGGGTCGACTTCCACGACCTGCACCCGGAGGTCCTGCCGGACGAGGGGTCCTGCGCGGTCGACGGGGTCCTCCCGGCGCTGTGCGGCGCGGTCGGCTCGGTCATGGCCGCGCAGGTGACCGCCCTCGTCGCCGGGCTCGGCGAGCCGCTGCTCGGTCGCCTCCTCACGGTCGACGCCCGGCGGTGGCGGTGGACCGAGAGCCCGATCCGACGCGGGCCGGCGTCGCGGCGACCCACGGGCCTGGCGGTGGCAGGAGCCGACGCGACCGCGCCCCGTGCCCCGCGGATCGCCCCGGCGGCGCTCGCCGCACGCCTCGCCGACCCCGGTGACCCCGTGACCGTCGTGGACGTCCGCAGCCCGGCGGAGTGGGCGACGGGCGTCATCGCCGGCTCGGTGCACCCGGACGCGGTGCCCGCCGACGCGGAGGTCGTGGTCACGTGTGCCCGAGGGCCACGCGCCGACGCGTGGGCACGGACCGCCGGGAGGCCCGTGACGGTCCTCGACGGCGGGGTCGACGCATGGCGGCGCGAAGGCCTCCCGCTGACGCTCGAGTGA
- the modA gene encoding molybdate ABC transporter substrate-binding protein: protein MSPNRSSRLRRAARPSAALAAAVLLTLVSAGCAGHPASPASTSGTGERGASGSIAVFAAASLQRTFTTLGRDFEREHPGTTVTFSFAGSSDLVSQIRNGAPADVLASADRATTEQLGADVVAGSPRDFATNTLEIAVATGNPLDVADLEDLTAPDVQLVTCAPPVPCGAATAAVERSSGVDLHPVSEEQSVTDVLGKVTSGQADAGIVYRTDVQGADGAVEGVPFAAADDAVNTYPISVLRDAADPELARAFTAYVLSTSGQRVLAAAGFGEP from the coding sequence ATGTCACCGAACCGCTCGTCACGTCTCCGTCGGGCCGCGCGGCCGAGCGCGGCGCTCGCCGCGGCAGTCCTGCTCACGCTGGTGTCGGCCGGCTGCGCGGGCCACCCCGCGTCGCCGGCGTCGACCTCCGGCACGGGGGAGCGGGGCGCGTCCGGGTCGATCGCGGTGTTCGCCGCCGCCTCGCTCCAGCGGACCTTCACGACCCTGGGGCGCGACTTCGAGCGGGAGCACCCGGGCACGACGGTGACGTTCTCGTTCGCGGGTTCGAGCGACCTCGTCTCGCAGATCCGGAACGGTGCCCCCGCCGACGTCCTCGCCTCGGCCGACCGGGCCACGACGGAGCAGCTCGGCGCCGACGTCGTCGCCGGGTCCCCGCGGGACTTCGCCACGAACACCCTCGAGATCGCCGTCGCCACGGGCAACCCGCTCGACGTCGCCGATCTCGAGGACCTGACGGCACCGGACGTGCAACTCGTCACGTGTGCGCCACCCGTGCCCTGCGGTGCCGCGACCGCCGCGGTCGAACGGTCGAGCGGGGTCGACCTGCACCCGGTGAGCGAGGAGCAGTCCGTGACGGACGTCCTCGGCAAGGTGACCTCGGGCCAGGCCGACGCCGGCATCGTGTACCGGACGGACGTGCAGGGGGCGGACGGTGCCGTCGAGGGCGTCCCGTTCGCGGCCGCCGACGACGCGGTGAACACCTACCCGATCAGCGTCCTGCGGGATGCCGCCGACCCGGAGCTCGCGCGGGCGTTCACCGCGTACGTGCTGTCGACGTCCGGTCAGCGCGTGCTCGCCGCGGCCGGCTTCGGGGAGCCCTGA
- a CDS encoding glycosyltransferase family 39 protein, whose protein sequence is MSSPRTGSIGVPHAVRRAPVRAGVRGTVVAAVAAAVRTPELTIGALGVVVAAAFSWVPSLWYDEAATVTSAQRSWPQLWAELHTVDAVHGLYYALMHAWFWLVGYTPFTLRLPSALAVGVAAGLVVALGRRLGGRRLGITAGIVFLLLPRVQWAGTEGRPYATITTLSVCLTLVGMTALRRTRTGSATGWWTAYGVLAVVAVVFNVYLALAVVAHAVALAWTLLAERHALRTATVTRAGRTPGPVLVSSRVLVRWTVAAGAAAVVVAPFVLVVSSQAKQVGWIKDISRETFGQVFSTAWFGASDPYAAVIWALMAAGVGVALVRVRQRVPSVRALFRAQTVRVALPLVVVPTAALLVATALGERLYSPKYATLSLPFVAVLVALALTTIRPKALLAAAVAVLVVLSVPTAVTVKGPEAKQASTWAHAASIISAERAARPSANEGVVFGSVYRHPTTTAEIIRVSYPDAFAGLTDLAVGTDGADEGVLWNTNGDLATTIPSRLGDIDTVWYVGGTSRTIRPEVKAVLEEQGFEAVQNWQTGKVIMTEFVRS, encoded by the coding sequence GTGAGTTCCCCCCGTACCGGCAGCATCGGCGTCCCGCACGCGGTCCGCCGGGCACCGGTCCGCGCCGGTGTGCGCGGTACCGTGGTGGCCGCCGTGGCCGCGGCCGTGCGGACCCCGGAACTCACCATCGGCGCGCTCGGCGTCGTCGTCGCGGCGGCCTTCTCGTGGGTCCCGTCCCTCTGGTACGACGAGGCGGCGACCGTCACCAGCGCGCAACGGTCCTGGCCGCAGCTCTGGGCGGAGCTGCACACCGTCGACGCCGTGCACGGCCTGTACTACGCCCTGATGCACGCCTGGTTCTGGCTCGTCGGGTACACGCCCTTCACCCTCCGGCTGCCGAGTGCCCTCGCCGTCGGGGTCGCCGCGGGTCTCGTCGTCGCCCTCGGTCGGCGCCTGGGCGGACGACGCCTCGGCATCACCGCGGGCATCGTGTTCCTGCTTCTGCCCCGCGTGCAGTGGGCGGGAACCGAGGGACGTCCCTACGCCACGATCACCACCCTGTCGGTCTGCCTGACGCTCGTCGGCATGACGGCCCTGCGACGGACCCGGACGGGTTCCGCCACGGGATGGTGGACCGCCTACGGGGTCCTCGCCGTCGTCGCCGTGGTGTTCAACGTCTACCTCGCGCTCGCGGTCGTCGCCCACGCGGTCGCGCTCGCCTGGACCCTCCTGGCCGAGCGGCACGCGCTACGGACGGCGACCGTGACCCGCGCCGGACGGACGCCCGGGCCGGTGCTCGTGAGCTCTCGGGTGCTCGTGCGCTGGACCGTCGCCGCGGGCGCCGCAGCGGTCGTCGTCGCCCCGTTCGTGCTCGTCGTGTCGTCCCAGGCGAAACAGGTCGGTTGGATCAAGGACATCAGCCGTGAGACCTTCGGGCAGGTCTTCTCGACCGCGTGGTTCGGCGCCTCGGACCCGTACGCCGCGGTCATCTGGGCGCTCATGGCCGCCGGTGTCGGCGTCGCCCTCGTCCGGGTGCGTCAGCGGGTCCCGTCCGTGCGGGCACTGTTCCGGGCGCAGACGGTCCGGGTCGCGCTGCCGCTCGTCGTCGTCCCGACCGCGGCGCTCCTCGTCGCGACGGCGCTCGGCGAACGCCTGTACTCGCCGAAGTACGCCACCCTCAGCCTGCCGTTCGTCGCGGTCCTCGTGGCCCTCGCCCTCACCACGATCCGGCCGAAGGCGCTGCTCGCTGCCGCGGTCGCGGTGCTGGTGGTCCTGTCGGTGCCCACCGCCGTCACCGTGAAGGGCCCCGAGGCGAAGCAGGCGTCGACGTGGGCGCACGCCGCCTCGATCATCAGCGCGGAACGTGCCGCACGACCGAGCGCGAACGAAGGTGTCGTGTTCGGCAGCGTCTACCGCCACCCGACCACGACCGCCGAGATCATCCGGGTGTCGTACCCGGACGCGTTCGCCGGACTGACCGACCTCGCCGTCGGCACGGACGGAGCCGACGAGGGTGTCCTCTGGAACACGAACGGTGACCTGGCGACGACGATCCCGTCCCGGCTCGGCGACATCGACACGGTCTGGTACGTCGGCGGCACCTCGCGCACCATCCGGCCCGAGGTCAAGGCGGTGCTCGAGGAGCAGGGGTTCGAGGCCGTGCAGAACTGGCAGACCGGCAAGGTCATCATGACCGAGTTCGTCCGCTCCTGA
- a CDS encoding ABC transporter permease — protein MPGSTTPRSVRVRRAPVPWWLPVPAVLGGLFVVVPVLAMVGRVEWGSFLALVTSPASRTALGLSLGTAAAATGAAFLLGYPLAVLFARSRSRWTGVARAVVLLPLVLPPVVGGLALLAAFGRLGVLGAFLDEHGLRIAFTTAAVVIAQTFVAMPFLVSAVEGALRVEGDRYERVAATLGAGPTRTFLTVTTPRVLPGILSGLVLCFARALGEFGATLTFAGSLQGVTRTLPLEVYLQREVDPDTAVALALVLVVVAVLVIGVASVRTRAVTP, from the coding sequence GTGCCCGGCAGCACCACCCCCCGCAGCGTCCGCGTCCGCCGCGCTCCCGTCCCCTGGTGGTTGCCGGTGCCGGCCGTGCTCGGCGGCCTGTTCGTCGTCGTCCCGGTGCTCGCCATGGTCGGCCGTGTCGAGTGGGGGTCGTTCCTCGCGCTCGTCACGTCGCCCGCGTCGCGGACCGCCCTCGGTCTCAGCCTGGGCACCGCGGCGGCGGCGACCGGAGCGGCGTTCCTCCTCGGATACCCACTCGCGGTGCTCTTCGCCCGGTCCCGGTCGCGGTGGACCGGCGTGGCACGGGCGGTCGTGCTGTTGCCCCTCGTCCTGCCGCCCGTCGTGGGTGGGCTCGCGCTCCTGGCCGCGTTCGGGCGGCTCGGCGTGCTCGGCGCGTTCCTCGACGAGCACGGGCTGCGGATCGCGTTCACCACGGCGGCGGTCGTCATCGCGCAGACGTTCGTCGCGATGCCGTTCCTGGTGTCCGCGGTCGAGGGCGCGCTCCGCGTCGAGGGGGACCGGTACGAGCGGGTCGCCGCGACGCTCGGCGCGGGGCCGACCCGCACGTTCCTCACCGTCACGACCCCGCGGGTGCTGCCGGGCATCCTGTCCGGTCTGGTGCTCTGCTTCGCCCGGGCGCTCGGCGAGTTCGGGGCGACGCTCACCTTCGCCGGCAGTCTGCAGGGCGTCACCCGCACCCTCCCGCTCGAGGTGTACCTGCAGCGCGAGGTCGATCCGGACACGGCGGTCGCGCTCGCCCTGGTGCTCGTGGTCGTCGCGGTGCTCGTGATCGGCGTCGCCTCGGTCCGGACGCGCGCGGTGACCCCGTGA
- a CDS encoding LLM class flavin-dependent oxidoreductase, producing MRFGYWTPLFGGWLRNVDDEQMPVTFDYVKLLAQRAERIGFDLTLVPELNLNDIKGVAAPSLEAWALAAGIAATTERLEIMAAMRPGYHLPAVTAKQAATIDDISGGRFTFNVVSAWWAEEARQYGGIFSEHDDRYKRTAEFVEIMKGLWRETPYSFSGEYYDIENAHLEPKPRVTPRIYAGGESEAGKASITHYADAYVTHGGTVDELRTKIAEMRRRREDAGLPPFEAFGMAAYAIVRETEEEAQAELARITDVQHGKAYESYQDFISKSQLEHVPSLEDYSVSNRGLRPQFVGTPEQVAARIREYEDAGVDTLLLQFSPQLEEMERFGEQVIPLVRASVPADPAVAGPAS from the coding sequence GTGCGATTCGGATACTGGACCCCGCTCTTCGGCGGCTGGCTGCGCAACGTCGACGACGAGCAGATGCCGGTCACGTTCGACTACGTGAAGCTCCTGGCGCAGCGCGCCGAGCGGATCGGGTTCGACCTGACCCTCGTGCCGGAGCTGAACCTCAACGACATCAAGGGCGTCGCGGCCCCGAGTCTCGAGGCGTGGGCGCTGGCAGCGGGGATCGCGGCGACCACCGAACGGCTCGAGATCATGGCCGCCATGCGCCCGGGCTACCACCTGCCCGCCGTGACGGCGAAGCAGGCGGCGACGATCGACGACATCTCCGGGGGCCGGTTCACCTTCAACGTCGTGAGCGCCTGGTGGGCGGAGGAGGCACGGCAGTACGGCGGGATCTTCTCGGAGCACGACGACCGGTACAAGCGCACGGCGGAGTTCGTCGAGATCATGAAGGGGCTGTGGCGCGAGACGCCGTACAGCTTCTCCGGCGAGTACTACGACATCGAGAACGCGCACCTCGAACCGAAGCCCCGGGTCACGCCGCGCATCTACGCCGGCGGTGAGAGCGAGGCCGGCAAGGCGAGCATCACGCACTACGCCGACGCCTACGTGACCCACGGTGGGACCGTCGACGAGCTCCGGACGAAGATCGCCGAGATGCGCCGTCGCCGTGAGGACGCCGGTCTGCCGCCGTTCGAGGCGTTCGGGATGGCCGCGTACGCGATCGTCCGCGAGACCGAGGAGGAGGCGCAGGCCGAGCTGGCCCGCATCACGGACGTCCAGCACGGGAAGGCGTACGAGTCGTACCAGGACTTCATCTCGAAGTCGCAGCTCGAGCACGTGCCCTCGCTCGAGGACTACTCGGTGTCGAACCGGGGGCTCCGGCCGCAGTTCGTCGGGACGCCCGAACAGGTCGCGGCGCGCATCCGCGAGTACGAGGACGCCGGTGTCGACACCCTGCTGCTCCAGTTCTCGCCGCAGCTCGAGGAGATGGAGCGGTTCGGTGAGCAGGTGATCCCGCTCGTCCGGGCGTCGGTGCCCGCGGACCCGGCCGTTGCCGGACCGGCGTCCTGA
- a CDS encoding alpha-L-glutamate ligase, translating to MSTPRVYVIHENPEWFPPFAEAFAAEGVPVEEILLTEGQIDLAAEPAPGVYWSRMSASSHTRGHEHSKDYARALLGWLERAGRQVVGGSHVLELEVSKVAQHGLLAAAGFDVPRTSAVFGTTTLKQAAATFTSGQDVPFITKHNQGGKGLGVRRFDSLAEFDAYVDSPEFEAPVDGITLLQEYLTAREPFITRAEFVGGEFVYAVRVDTSAGSFELCPADACEVPQVIAGAVCEVPGTDAAPGAADTFTVRTEVTAEHPLVQQLRGFLAEQRIQIAGVEFMETTDGRTVVYDINTNTNYNPAVEASAPVSGRRSIARHLGGLLDAEYAAAPAAHV from the coding sequence GTGAGCACTCCGCGCGTGTACGTCATCCACGAGAACCCCGAGTGGTTCCCGCCGTTCGCCGAGGCCTTCGCGGCCGAGGGCGTCCCGGTGGAGGAGATCCTCCTGACCGAGGGGCAGATCGACCTCGCCGCCGAACCGGCGCCGGGGGTCTACTGGAGCCGCATGTCGGCGAGCTCCCACACCCGTGGGCACGAGCACAGCAAGGACTACGCCCGGGCGCTGCTCGGCTGGCTCGAGCGTGCCGGCCGCCAGGTGGTCGGTGGCAGTCACGTCCTCGAACTCGAGGTGTCGAAGGTCGCTCAGCACGGCCTGCTCGCGGCGGCCGGTTTCGACGTGCCACGCACGTCCGCCGTGTTCGGCACGACGACCCTCAAGCAGGCCGCGGCGACCTTCACGAGCGGGCAGGACGTGCCCTTCATCACCAAGCACAACCAGGGCGGCAAGGGCCTGGGTGTCCGTCGCTTCGACTCGCTCGCCGAGTTCGACGCCTACGTGGACAGCCCCGAGTTCGAGGCCCCGGTCGACGGGATCACGCTGCTGCAGGAGTACCTGACGGCCCGCGAGCCGTTCATCACGCGCGCCGAGTTCGTCGGCGGCGAGTTCGTCTACGCCGTCCGCGTGGACACGAGCGCGGGCAGCTTCGAGCTCTGCCCGGCCGACGCGTGCGAGGTCCCGCAGGTCATCGCCGGTGCGGTCTGCGAGGTGCCCGGCACGGACGCAGCGCCCGGGGCGGCCGACACCTTCACCGTCCGCACCGAGGTCACCGCCGAGCACCCGCTCGTGCAGCAGTTGCGCGGCTTCCTGGCGGAGCAGCGCATCCAGATCGCGGGCGTCGAGTTCATGGAGACCACCGACGGCCGGACCGTCGTGTACGACATCAACACGAACACGAACTACAACCCCGCGGTCGAGGCGAGCGCCCCGGTCTCCGGTCGGCGCTCCATCGCCCGCCACCTCGGCGGTCTGCTGGACGCCGAGTACGCCGCCGCGCCCGCGGCGCACGTCTGA
- a CDS encoding 4-(cytidine 5'-diphospho)-2-C-methyl-D-erythritol kinase codes for MTSTPAPDRVRTRAPGKINVHLSVGALQDDGYHDIATAYQAVSLYEDVTAERADDFSVRFTGPIDTSSVPTDDTNLALRAARLVAKTAGHRGGVRLTIDKQVPVAGGMGGGSADAAATLLAVDTLWGTGLGRDELLRLAAELGADVPFAFAGGTAVGTGRGDELSPALAKGEFHWVLALSETGLSTPAVYRALDEHRERYRADISPAPRTPVVEAHVLQALRAGDAGLLAENLHNDLQAPAMRLQPGLADTLELGERSGALAGLVSGSGPTVAFLVPDRDAALEVQVALSASGLVALRATGPVHGARVLH; via the coding sequence ATGACGTCGACGCCTGCTCCGGATCGGGTGCGGACCCGCGCGCCGGGCAAGATCAACGTCCACCTGTCGGTCGGCGCGCTGCAGGACGACGGGTACCACGACATCGCGACCGCGTACCAGGCGGTGTCCCTGTACGAGGACGTGACCGCCGAGCGCGCCGATGACTTCTCGGTCCGTTTCACCGGTCCGATCGACACGTCCTCGGTGCCGACGGACGACACGAACCTCGCGCTCCGTGCCGCGCGACTGGTGGCGAAGACCGCCGGACACCGCGGTGGCGTCCGTCTGACGATCGACAAGCAGGTGCCGGTCGCCGGCGGGATGGGCGGCGGCTCGGCGGACGCCGCCGCGACGCTGCTCGCGGTGGACACCCTGTGGGGGACCGGTCTCGGCCGGGACGAACTGCTCCGGCTCGCCGCCGAACTCGGGGCCGACGTGCCGTTCGCCTTCGCGGGCGGGACCGCGGTCGGGACCGGACGAGGCGACGAACTCAGTCCGGCGCTCGCGAAGGGGGAGTTCCACTGGGTGCTCGCGCTGAGCGAGACCGGACTCTCCACACCTGCGGTCTACCGCGCGCTCGACGAGCACCGGGAGCGCTACCGGGCCGACATCTCCCCGGCGCCGCGCACCCCGGTGGTCGAGGCGCACGTGCTCCAGGCACTCCGGGCGGGGGACGCCGGACTCCTGGCCGAGAACCTGCACAACGACCTGCAGGCACCGGCGATGCGGCTGCAGCCCGGGCTCGCCGACACGCTCGAGCTCGGGGAGCGCTCCGGCGCCCTGGCCGGTCTCGTGTCCGGCAGCGGACCCACGGTGGCCTTCCTGGTGCCGGACCGTGACGCAGCGCTCGAGGTGCAGGTGGCGCTCAGCGCGTCCGGGCTCGTGGCGCTCCGGGCGACCGGTCCGGTGCACGGCGCCCGCGTCCTGCACTGA
- a CDS encoding PLP-dependent transferase codes for MAVEDDWAFETRQIRAGFKSDPGFGGNVPPIAQTAAFVYPSGEDAADRFLLNAPGHTYSRVNNPSAAALERRIADLEGGVAALALASGQAATSLAVLGLARAGDHVVSSASLYGATYTLFASTLKDLGVAFTFVQDPTDLSEWAAAVRPETRAFFGESIPNPRGDVLDFAGVAGVAHEAGVPLIVDNTIATPYLVRPIEHGADIVVHSATKYLAGHGSAIAGLIVDSGNFDWAAHPEQYPQLTTTEHSGFAGTNFAEKFGRRAFIQRTRSKLSADLGPAIAPFNAFLVLQGIQTLSLRMDRHVSNAATVASWLDAHDQVEHVHYAGLPSSPWHHLQQRYVPKGPSSVLAFDLAGGVEAGRRFVAALELFDHVSNIGDVRSLVVHPASTTHVQMTPSERAAAGVGEGLIRLSIGLEHVDDVIADLERGFAAAV; via the coding sequence ATGGCCGTCGAGGACGACTGGGCGTTCGAGACGCGCCAGATCCGCGCCGGGTTCAAGTCCGACCCGGGCTTCGGCGGGAACGTGCCGCCGATCGCGCAGACCGCCGCCTTCGTGTACCCGTCCGGCGAGGACGCGGCCGACCGGTTCCTGTTGAACGCGCCAGGGCACACGTACTCCCGGGTCAACAACCCGTCGGCCGCGGCGCTGGAGCGGCGGATCGCCGACCTCGAGGGTGGGGTCGCGGCGCTGGCCCTGGCGTCGGGGCAGGCGGCGACGTCGCTCGCGGTGCTCGGACTCGCCCGCGCCGGTGACCACGTCGTGTCGAGCGCGTCGCTGTACGGTGCCACGTACACGCTGTTCGCGTCGACGCTGAAGGACCTGGGGGTCGCGTTCACCTTCGTGCAGGACCCGACCGACCTGTCCGAGTGGGCAGCGGCCGTGCGCCCGGAGACCCGCGCCTTCTTCGGGGAGTCGATCCCGAACCCGCGCGGGGACGTCCTCGACTTCGCCGGGGTGGCCGGGGTCGCGCACGAGGCCGGTGTCCCGCTCATCGTCGACAACACCATCGCGACGCCGTACCTGGTCCGGCCCATCGAGCACGGAGCGGACATCGTCGTGCACTCGGCGACGAAGTACCTGGCCGGGCACGGCAGCGCGATCGCAGGGTTGATCGTCGACAGCGGGAACTTCGACTGGGCCGCACACCCGGAGCAGTACCCGCAGCTGACGACGACCGAGCACTCCGGCTTCGCCGGGACGAACTTCGCCGAGAAGTTCGGCCGCCGGGCGTTCATCCAGCGCACCCGCTCGAAGCTCTCCGCCGACCTCGGTCCGGCGATCGCGCCGTTCAACGCGTTCCTGGTGCTGCAGGGCATCCAGACGCTGTCGCTCCGGATGGACCGGCACGTGTCGAACGCGGCGACGGTGGCGTCCTGGCTCGACGCGCACGACCAGGTCGAGCACGTGCACTACGCCGGGCTGCCGAGCTCCCCGTGGCACCACCTGCAGCAGCGGTACGTGCCGAAGGGGCCGTCGAGCGTGCTCGCGTTCGACCTCGCCGGTGGGGTCGAGGCCGGGCGGCGGTTCGTGGCCGCGCTGGAGCTCTTCGACCACGTGTCGAACATCGGCGACGTCCGGTCCCTGGTCGTGCACCCGGCGTCGACCACGCACGTGCAGATGACGCCGTCGGAGCGGGCGGCGGCCGGGGTCGGCGAGGGCCTGATCCGGCTGTCGATCGGCCTGGAGCACGTCGACGACGTCATCGCCGACCTGGAGCGCGGCTTCGCCGCTGCGGTCTGA